Genomic DNA from Rhodospirillaceae bacterium:
AAGCAGCCGTCTCGAAGGACGCTCAGCGGCACGGCCTTACCATGGAACATTCAAAAGTTGAGATCCCGTTTGCCTATTGAGCCTAAAAGGGATTTTACACAACCACCTAGGTGCCAGAATTCACGATTCAAGACCTGACCCCTTGTCTCGCTACTGTCCAATACACTCTCACTAATCATGATATTTTCCAAATAAAAACAATATTTTATAAATACTAATTTTGTTAAAAATTAATACATATAGAATTTTTTGTTCATTAGTAGTATAAATAAAGAATAAACCACAATGTAAAATATATAAACAATTAACGGCACCACGGAAGATACAGCAAAAATATTGACCAAATTACTATTGCTGGATACAAGAGACGAACCACCTGTTCCGCCCCCAATAAAAACTGGGACCGTCGAAAAAATTACGAAAAGTGCCAACATGACTACAACTGCGAAAAATGCTTCACCGACCGTTTTTTTCCATCCCCCATAATTGAAAACAAGGTGCTCAGTACTCTCTCTAATTTGATAAAAATGTATTACTGGAGAAATAAATGTTAGTCCAATACAAATTAAACCAACGCAATAACTGAAAATATAAATATTAGATATTAATTTTCCTGTATTTATTCCTCCCAATTCAGCACCTTCTTCTAGATATTTACTGTAGGCTGGAATCAACCCGCTAATTTTTTTTATTGAAGACGACACCCATTCCGCCCAAACTAAATATGTAGATTCGAATAACTCGAACGAAATTATCGAAAACAAGGCGTATGAATTAGGAACTAAAAAAATAATGAATATACAAAAGAGAGGTGACGACCAAAGACAATATCTTTGGTTGTATTCATCCGGTGGTGGCAAGAATATAAATTCGTAGTAGCTTAATCTTTTTTTTAAAAAATTGTACGAAACAAAAAATGATAATAACTGTATAATTTTCGGATCTACATTTCCCGAAAATGATTTTTTGAATAACTTCAGTTCCCAAAATACAATAAGCATTAACACGAAGCCATAAATGCCTATGAATGGCACGGCCCAGCTCGCATTTGTAATAAGGCCAATAAGACACCCAGCGGCAAACCCAACCCAGGGTAGGCGGTACTTAGATATATCTAATATTGTTCCTTTAAACGGGATCGACACGCTTAGACCTCTCTTCATCACATTAATTGTTATAGTTTGATCTAGGTTGTGATCAGATAATAATTACCACTCTACCACCGCCAGCCCGTCCCCATCTGGTGCAGGCTGGAGTGTCTTCACCTTCTCCCCCTTAAACACTTTTTCGCGGAGTTCCTTGAGAATGACCTCGTTGCCGCCTAAGGGCGCGACGAGGTCGATGAGCCAGAGTTCGCCGCCGTCTGTCTTCCATTCATCGGGTTTGATCTTGCGCGCACCTTGGGTGAGGCGTTCGGCGGCGTCTTTGCCGAGATAGGCCCAGGATGCATAGGCGATGGGGCGGCCGTCTTTGCGGAACAGGCGAAATTGCTGGGTCATGATCGCCGGCATCACCAACCACTCAAGATCAGCCATAAAGAAATGCTTGTGCAACGGGCTCTGGCACATCAGCCCCACCACTTGGCCCAGCACCTCGGTGGGTGAGGGTTGGCGGGAAGCAGGTTGTTCGACTTGCGCCGCCACAGGTTGCGCCATGACCTCGGGCTTCGCGGCTGTCGGTTTCCGAGGTGCCTGACCGGCGGTCTTTGTCTTGGCTCCGGTCTTGCCACCCCCAGTTTTTCCGTGGTTGGTTGCTTTGGTAGGTGCCTTCCGCGATTTCTTTTTACCGACCGACTTTGCCGGAGCCTGTCCGCTTGCCCTCTTGCCCGCCACCGATACACCCCCGTTGTTTGCCGCCATGCCTTCGGTCATTAATTAGTTCCTTACATCAAATGTCGCACGTCTGGCCAACCACCAGAGCTTATCCGAGCGCTCCGGTCATGCCTGTTAATATTTCTCATCTTTTGTGCTTTCCCGAAGCCTTCCGGACTGCGAGTCATATCTTCTTCCCCCAATTATGCATTGCATCTCAACACACAGCCGCCTTCCCATCAATTTTTAACGTCTCCCAATTTCAAGACCTCATTCAGACTTGCATCCTGCCCGTCGGCTTTAAAACATCAGTACAGTGTAGTTGAAAGCCCCCCGGACTATTTGATCTCTGATATCTAATTATCATTATCTAAGAAATTATTCTTCAGTCATATAATTTCTAAAATGATTATGTATTTTGGAAGTTAACAAAAAGAGAGGGGTCACAAAAGAGAGGGGTCAAAAAGAGAGGGGTCAGGTCTTGGATCGTGAATTTTCTCTCGACGATCCAGCTTTACCGTCTGCCTGTTACCTTACCACTGAGGAAACTGAGAACACTGAGGATTCACTGAGAAGGTTCTTATTAGCCCTTTCCCACTTCGCAATTTCCCCGACATCAAAATGAAACCCTTCCGTTTCCGTCGCTGTGTTCTCGTATGTTTCCGAAGATGGATTTTTTGGAGATACTGAGCGGTGTTACGCGGGCGGGAGAAACAGCTCACAGAGTCCCAATCGACTCCATCAGCTTATTCTTGAGGTTTTCGCCTTGGGATTGGCTGTCCCAGTTTTGCATTAAGACAACGGAAATTGAGGCCTTTACCTTTACCGCTTCACCTAAGGCGCGGTGGATGCGGCGGAAGCCGTCGGGATTGTTTTCCCGGTACGGGCGGCCTTCGATATATTTGCCGACGTTCTGCGATAATTCTTTGGTATAGGTAGAGAGGCTGGTGTACTTGCCGATATGGATTCCGCCGCCATCGACAATAATTGCCGCAATGCCGCTTTTCGCCAGATCAATTCCGGGCATCACAAGAACCGATGATGCGTCCAACGGTGCGTTTAGTTTAATCTCCACCATGGCTCTTCTCCGCCGTTGGGCGGTTAATCTCTTACGATCCAGCCGCCACCTAAAACTCTACTTCCGTCATAAAACACACATGCTTGGCCCGGTGCAATACCCGCTTGTGGATCATGGAGAATAACTTTTGCGCTGTCATCCGTCAGCGCGATCACCGTTGCATCGACTAATTTCTGGGTCGAGCGAAGCTTTACCTGAACATCTAATCCCTTTTCGGATAAATTGTTAGGACCCAACCAGTTCACATCCGCTACTCGAAGCGCTTTTTCCACCAATGCCTCTCTTGGTCCGGCAACAACCCGGTGGAATTCAGGTTCTAATCGAATGACATACAAAGGCTCACCCGCAGCGATGCCCATGCCCTTTCGCTGACCGACGGTAAAATTGATGATGCCATCGTGCTGGCCAATGACATTTCCCTCTAGGTCGACGATATCGCCTGGGTCCAACGCACCAGGGCGAAGCTTCTCAACAACATCGGCATAAGACCCATTTGGCACGAAGCAAATATCCTGGCTGTCCGGCTTTTCTGATACCGCCAAGCCGTACTTCCGCGCCAAGTCACGGGTTGCGCCTTTATCCAAGCCGCCTAAGGGAAAGCGGAGATAATCCAACTGTTCCGGAGTGGTCGCAAAGAGGAAGTAGCTCTGGTCCTTGCCGTCGTCGATGCCGCGGTGGAGTTCAGGACCACCTGTGCCCAGTTCTCTGCGCACGTAGTGACCTGTGGCCAGTGCATCAGCGCCCAAATCTTTGGCAGTTCCTAACAGGTCTCTAAACTTTACCGTCTGGTTGCAGCGCACGCACGGGATCGGGGTTTCACCGCGCAGGTAGCTATCGGCAAAGTCATCGATCACCGATTGGCGGAACTTACTTTCGTAGTCCAACACGTAATGGGGAATACCGACAGTTTCGGCGACCCGGCGGGCATCCGCAATGTCTGCGCCCGCACAGCAACTGCCCGGGCGCTCCACCGCCTCACCGTGGTCGTAAAGCTGCAACGTGATGCCGACGACGTCGTAGCCTTCATCCGCCAGCATGGCTGCTGTGACGGAACTATCAACGCCGCCCGACATGGCCACCACCACGCGGGTTTCTGAAACCGGCTTATCTAATCCAATTGAGTTCATGGGCGGGAATATAAGCCTTCCAAAATTCAATACAAGAGCAGGTGAATTATCATGGTATTTGCAGTCGGGCGCTTTATATCCTAAGAGAGACCCCGAACGGCATAAACGCCGCCCACTTATTTGTTACATCAGAGGAAAATATGGCTGATAAAATTAAAGCTTCCCACATTCTAATTGCGACCGCTGACGGTGAACGGTCCCGTTCGCAACTCTCCGCCGAAGACGCCGAGGCGAAAATCAAAGAGTTAAAAGAAGAACTCGATAACGGTGCCGACTTTGGCGAATTAGCAAAAGCGAATTCAGACTGCCCGTCAGGCGCAGACGGCGGCGACCTCGGCTTCTTTGGTCCCAATGACATGGTTCCAAGCTTCGGAGCGGCGGCGTTTAAACTAGAAAAAGGCGAAGCCAGCGACGTCGTTAAAACCTCTTTCGGCTTTCACCTGATTCTTCGCACCGGGTAATTACTCCAAAAGCATATTCCGAACATCGGACGGCAGGGCAACGGTCAGGCCGTCCAGTTCGGGTGTCATGGTGATTTGACACGCGAGCCTGGAGGTCCGCTGCAGACCGAAGGCGAGGCAAAGCATGTCTTCTTCCTCCTCACCCGCTTCTGGTAACTTATCGTACCAATCTTTATCGACGATCACATGGCAGGTCGAACACGCCATGCAGCCTTCGCATGAGCCCTCAATATCGATGCTGCTGCGGTGGGCGACATCCAAGACCGTCAATCCTTCCGGCGCATCAACTTCCAGGCGCTGACCATCAGAGCCAACAAACGTCATCTTTAGCATTAAGCGGAAACCTTATTCTCTGGATTAGACACACGCAGTTGGGCGACGTTTTCGACAATCGTCTCAACCGCAATTTCAATATCGGCGACCGTCGTGAACCGCCCCAGGCCAATCCGCACACAAGCGAATGCCAGCGCGTCGCTGACCCCTAAAGCCTTCAGAACATACGACGGCGCGACATCGCCAGACGTACAGGCCGATCCACTGGAAACAGAAATTCCCTTCAAGCCCGCAATCAGGCCCGCGCCATCAACATGGTCAAAACTAAAATTTAAATTTCCGGGAATGCGCAGATCGCTGTTGCCATTCAAATAGACATCGGGCACCCGGCCCATGACGCCTTGATAAAGCATGTCCTTAAGACGCCCCAACCTGACGGCTTCATCACCCAGTTCTTGTTCTGCGATGGCACAGGCTTCCCCCATGCCGACACACAGCGGCGTTGAGAGAGTCCCAGAGCGCATGCCGCGTTCTTGTCCACCGCCTTTGAACAGAGGCTCCAACCGTACTCGGGGGCGACGGCGGACATACAGCACACCAATCCCCATGGGGCCATAGACTTTATGACCTGAAATGCTCAGCAGGTCGATGTTCATGGAATTCACATCTAAGGGGATTTTGCCCACGGCCTGGGCCGCATCGGTGTGAAAGTACACGCCCCGTTCGCGGCAGATGGCCCCGATCTCCGCCATCGGTTGAATGACGCCAATTTCGTTGTGCACGGCCATGATCGAAACCAGGGCTGTATTCTCGGTGATCGCTTCTTTCAGGTGGTTCAAATCCAGCAGACCGTCCGGTCCAACCTCTAAAAACGTAACCTCAAACCCTTCTCGCTCCATATACTTACAGGCTTCGAGCACACATTTATGCTCTGTCACCGCTGTAATGATATGGTTCTTGCGTTCCCCGTAAAACCGGCCAACGCCTTGAATGGCGAGGTTGTTGGATTCTGTAGCACCCGACGTAAAAACAATTTCCCGAGGCTCAGCCCCAATTAAAGACGCAATCTGTTCGCGTGCTTTATCAACCGCCTCTTCCGCTTCCCAGCCATAGAAATGACTGGTCGATGCGGGGTTTCCCAATTTTTCTGAGAAGTAAGGCAGCATCGCCTCGACAACACGTGGGTCCGTCGGCGTGGTCGCTTGGTAATCCAGATAGACCGGCGCGTTTCTTTCGGGAAGTTCCACCGGCGGTCGAAGGGATGGATCGGTCATCTTCAGACGTTAAAGCTCTCGCCGCAGCCGCAGAGGCTTTTTGCATTGGGATTGTTAAACGTAAAATGCGCGGCCAGCTTGTCTTCTACATAGTCCATTTCCGTACCAATAAGATACATTACCGCCATGGGATCAACGTAGACTTTGACTCCATTTGTCAGGACTTCTTCGTCCGCAGAATCTACCTCTTGGGCATAATCGACGGTGTAGCTCATGCCATTGCAGCCGCGCGTGTTTACGCCCAGACGCAGGCCTTCAACAGGTGCGTCAGATTGCGCCATCAGAAACTTAATCCGTTCCGCAGCAGCATCGGTAATGGTCAAAATAGGCTCAGCCATAATCGCTCCGTATCGTTGTCTTTATTATAGTCCTAAAACATGCCAAGCGCGAGTTTCGCGTCTTCAGTCATGCGGTCAGGTGTCCACGCAGGCTCCCACACAATCTTAACGTCAACCACGCCGAGGCCTTCAACTTGCGCCACTGCATTCGCGACCATCCCCGGCATTTCACCTGCCACGGGGCAGCCAGGTGCCGTCAGCGACATGGTAATCGCAACATCACCTTGGTCGGTAATGTCATGGGTGTAGATCAAACCCAGATCATAAATATTAACCGGGATTTCAGGATCGTAGACCGTACGTATCGCTTCAATAAGCTCAGCCTGATCCGAAATTTCTACGCCGTCGGGCAAGGGGCCACCTGCCTTGGCCGTAAATTCCTCTAACGAACCCCCAGGCGGGAGCATATGGTCATCGTAGGGCATATGTTGGTCTATGGGTGCATCTTTGTTCATTCTATTCTTCCTGCTGCTACTCAGTCGTTACTTCGCCACCATCAACAACGGCGGCGGTCATTGTGTGCCAAGCCAAGGTCGCGCACTTAACGCGAACTGGAAATTCTTTGACGCCGGACAGCATTTGCAATCGCTCAATGGCGTCTTCATCTAACTCATCAGTGGCGCCTTCAAAATCAAAATCATCCTTAGTGCACATGCTTTGAAAATCGTCGGATAATTTCTGCGCCTCGGCGACGGTCTTGCCCTTTAAAATTTCCGTCATCATTGAAGCTGAGGCGACAGAGATCGCGCAGCCCCTCCCGAAGAAGGAAACATCCGCAATACTTCCGGCGTCATCCACCTTAAGAAAGACATCCAAGGTATCACCGCACATTGGATTGTTGCCATGCGCCATGTGGCTCGCGCCTTCAAGCGGATGGCAGTTCCTGGGGTTCTTGCCGTGATCTAGGATCACTTCTTGGTAAAGGTCTCTGAGATCTTCAAACATCAGCCAAAAATCTCCTGAACCGCATTAAGGGCTTCGACCAACAGATCAACCTCATCCTTGGTATTATAAATTCCAAACGATGCCCGGGCTGTGGCCGTGACGCCGAAGCGGTCCATCACCGGCTGTGCACAATGATGGCCTGCGCGAACGGCAACCCCTGCCCGGTCGACAATGGTGCCGACATCATGGGAATGCGCCGCATCCATCACGAACGAGATGATACTGGCTTTTTCCTTGGCCGTGCCGTGGATGTGTAGGCCGGGAACTTCCAGCAACTGAGCCGTTGCATATTCCAACAAAGCATGCTCGTGGGCGGCAATATTATCGAGGCCAAGTGCCGTGATATAATCGATAGCAGCGCCCAGCCCAATTGTTTCAACAATCGCGGGTGTGCCAGCTTCAAACCGATGCGGCGCGTCGGCGAATTCTGTTTTTTCCAGGGTGACAGAACGGATCATGTCGCCACCTGTCTGATACGGTGGCATGGCGTTCAGAAGATCAAGCTTGCCGTACAGCACACCAATCCCGGTTGGACCATAGAGCTTATGGCCTGAGAAGACGTAGAAATCTGCATCCAATGCCTGAACATCAACCTTCATATGCGGCACAGCCTGGCAGCCATCGACCAGCACCAAAGCACCCACCTCATGAGCCAGACGAATAATCTCCGCCATCGGTGTGATGGTGCCGAGAGCGTTTGAAATATGCGTGACGGCGACGAGCTTGGTCCGGGGACCGAGCATCTTTTCGTACGCGTCCATCAGGAAATGGCCTTCGTCGTCAATCGGAACGACTTTAAGCACAATCCCCATTTCGTCCCGCAACATCTGCCAGGGCACGATGTTCGCATGGTGCTCCATGTGCGATATGATGACCTCGTCACCTTCGCTCAAGTGGGTACGGCCATGGGTGGCGGCGACAAGATTGATTGCCTCCGTCGCGCCTCTCACAAAAACGATTTCATTGTCAGAGGCGGCGTTAATAAACGTCGCGACTTTCCTGCGGGCTTCTTCATAGGCGTCGGTCGAAAGTTGGCTCAAACGATGCACACCGCGATGCACATTCGCATAATAGGTGCTCATGACTTCAGTCATGGTATCGATGACGGCTTGGGGTTTGAGCGCGCTTGCGCCGTTGTCCAAGTAGACCAGCGGCTTGCCGTAGACTTCTTGATGCAGGGCCGGGAAATCTTTCCGCACTTGTGCTACGTCGTAGGCATTACTGCCCGCGTTCGGAGTCATTTCAACAACGTTGGAGGCATTCGTCATATCAATTTTCCTCCGACAACCAGCTTGAAATCATGTCCGCCAGGACTACGCTGATATCGTCCGCTTCGATATTTTCTAAGGCTTCGCCCAGGAACGATTCGATTAGCAAACTTCGCGCCCGCTTTTCAGGCACGCCGCGAGACCGCAAATAGAACAGCGCCGTCTCATCGATTTCACCGACCGTCGCACCATGGGCACATTTCACATCGTCGGCATAGATTTCCAGTTCCGGCTTGGCGTTCACTTCCGCATCGTCTGAGAGCAACAGTGTCTTACAGTGCTGCCGTCCATCCGTCTTTTGCGCGTCTTTATGAACAACGATCTTGCCTTGAAAGACCGACCGCGCCTTGTCATCCAGCACGCCTTTAAAGACTTCGCTACATGCAGTGTGGGGCACCAAGTGATCAACGATGGTGGTGTTGTCACAGTGCTGGCTGCCACGAATCAAGGTCGGACCGTTTAGGCCACAGGACGCGCCCTCGCCTTCCAACCTGACATTGATGTCGTTACGCGATAGCTTGGCGCCGATGGATAAGGTGCAAGCCTCATAGCCGCCATCCCGCGCGACCTGCGCGTGAACGTTGGAGAGGTGATAGGCTTCAGAACCTTCAGCTTGGACTTTAATATGGTTGAGCTTGGCACCTTGTCCGACATTGATCTTTGTCTCGCCATTGGAAAAATAAACGCCATCGCCAAGACCAATATGATATTCCAAGACCGTGGCGCGGCTGTTGTCTTCAAGGTCGATGCGCATACGCGGGGCGTAGGTCACTGCGGCATCGCTTATACCGCCGACAAAGACCACCTCGACCGGCTGATCTACTTCGACCCCAGCTGCAACACGTAAGACAAAGCCGTCTTTGGTAATTTCAATCATGCCGCCCGCGACTTCGGAAAGAGCTTCATTCAAATGACCATTCACAAACACTAGCCGAGCCGCAGAGTTCGAGACTAAGCTCGGCGCTTGGTCGAGACTTGGTGAATCAGGTGTCGTTAAAAATTCGATCTGACCCAGGGCGCGCAGGTTCGTGTACTTCCAAGCCTCAAGCCTGGGAGTCGGCAACCCTTCAATCGTGAACGTCTCTTGCGCCATATCTAAGCCGCGACCTCCGCATAATCGGCGTAGCCGTTTTCTTCCAGCTCCAATGCCAACTCCTTGCCGCCGGAGCGTTGAATTTTACCATGTGCCAAAACGTGCACGTAATCCGGCACAATGTAATCCAGCAAGCGCTGGTAATGCGTGATCATCAGCATTGCCCGATCAGGGGAGCGCAGCAAATTGACGCCATCGGCCACGACTTTTAAGGCATCGATGTCGAGGCCGCTGTCGGTCTCATCCATGACAGCCAGGCTTGGTTCCAGCATCGCCATTTGCAAAATCTCGTTACGCTTTTTCTCACCGCCAGAGAAGCCGACGTTGACGGCTCGCTTCAGCATGTCGTCATTGATGCCCAGTTCCTTGGTCTTAGCGCGCACCATTTTAACAAACTGCATCGCATCGTA
This window encodes:
- a CDS encoding toxin-activating lysine-acyltransferase, which produces MTEGMAANNGGVSVAGKRASGQAPAKSVGKKKSRKAPTKATNHGKTGGGKTGAKTKTAGQAPRKPTAAKPEVMAQPVAAQVEQPASRQPSPTEVLGQVVGLMCQSPLHKHFFMADLEWLVMPAIMTQQFRLFRKDGRPIAYASWAYLGKDAAERLTQGARKIKPDEWKTDGGELWLIDLVAPLGGNEVILKELREKVFKGEKVKTLQPAPDGDGLAVVEW
- the mnmA gene encoding tRNA 2-thiouridine(34) synthase MnmA, whose amino-acid sequence is MNSIGLDKPVSETRVVVAMSGGVDSSVTAAMLADEGYDVVGITLQLYDHGEAVERPGSCCAGADIADARRVAETVGIPHYVLDYESKFRQSVIDDFADSYLRGETPIPCVRCNQTVKFRDLLGTAKDLGADALATGHYVRRELGTGGPELHRGIDDGKDQSYFLFATTPEQLDYLRFPLGGLDKGATRDLARKYGLAVSEKPDSQDICFVPNGSYADVVEKLRPGALDPGDIVDLEGNVIGQHDGIINFTVGQRKGMGIAAGEPLYVIRLEPEFHRVVAGPREALVEKALRVADVNWLGPNNLSEKGLDVQVKLRSTQKLVDATVIALTDDSAKVILHDPQAGIAPGQACVFYDGSRVLGGGWIVRD
- a CDS encoding parvulin peptidyl-prolyl isomerase; its protein translation is MADKIKASHILIATADGERSRSQLSAEDAEAKIKELKEELDNGADFGELAKANSDCPSGADGGDLGFFGPNDMVPSFGAAAFKLEKGEASDVVKTSFGFHLILRTG
- a CDS encoding 2Fe-2S iron-sulfur cluster binding domain-containing protein, with the protein product MLKMTFVGSDGQRLEVDAPEGLTVLDVAHRSSIDIEGSCEGCMACSTCHVIVDKDWYDKLPEAGEEEEDMLCLAFGLQRTSRLACQITMTPELDGLTVALPSDVRNMLLE
- a CDS encoding IscS subfamily cysteine desulfurase, which encodes MTDPSLRPPVELPERNAPVYLDYQATTPTDPRVVEAMLPYFSEKLGNPASTSHFYGWEAEEAVDKAREQIASLIGAEPREIVFTSGATESNNLAIQGVGRFYGERKNHIITAVTEHKCVLEACKYMEREGFEVTFLEVGPDGLLDLNHLKEAITENTALVSIMAVHNEIGVIQPMAEIGAICRERGVYFHTDAAQAVGKIPLDVNSMNIDLLSISGHKVYGPMGIGVLYVRRRPRVRLEPLFKGGGQERGMRSGTLSTPLCVGMGEACAIAEQELGDEAVRLGRLKDMLYQGVMGRVPDVYLNGNSDLRIPGNLNFSFDHVDGAGLIAGLKGISVSSGSACTSGDVAPSYVLKALGVSDALAFACVRIGLGRFTTVADIEIAVETIVENVAQLRVSNPENKVSA
- a CDS encoding iron-sulfur cluster assembly accessory protein, coding for MAEPILTITDAAAERIKFLMAQSDAPVEGLRLGVNTRGCNGMSYTVDYAQEVDSADEEVLTNGVKVYVDPMAVMYLIGTEMDYVEDKLAAHFTFNNPNAKSLCGCGESFNV
- a CDS encoding SUF system Fe-S cluster assembly protein; this translates as MPYDDHMLPPGGSLEEFTAKAGGPLPDGVEISDQAELIEAIRTVYDPEIPVNIYDLGLIYTHDITDQGDVAITMSLTAPGCPVAGEMPGMVANAVAQVEGLGVVDVKIVWEPAWTPDRMTEDAKLALGMF
- a CDS encoding SUF system NifU family Fe-S cluster assembly protein, whose amino-acid sequence is MFEDLRDLYQEVILDHGKNPRNCHPLEGASHMAHGNNPMCGDTLDVFLKVDDAGSIADVSFFGRGCAISVASASMMTEILKGKTVAEAQKLSDDFQSMCTKDDFDFEGATDELDEDAIERLQMLSGVKEFPVRVKCATLAWHTMTAAVVDGGEVTTE
- a CDS encoding cysteine desulfurase, whose protein sequence is MTNASNVVEMTPNAGSNAYDVAQVRKDFPALHQEVYGKPLVYLDNGASALKPQAVIDTMTEVMSTYYANVHRGVHRLSQLSTDAYEEARRKVATFINAASDNEIVFVRGATEAINLVAATHGRTHLSEGDEVIISHMEHHANIVPWQMLRDEMGIVLKVVPIDDEGHFLMDAYEKMLGPRTKLVAVTHISNALGTITPMAEIIRLAHEVGALVLVDGCQAVPHMKVDVQALDADFYVFSGHKLYGPTGIGVLYGKLDLLNAMPPYQTGGDMIRSVTLEKTEFADAPHRFEAGTPAIVETIGLGAAIDYITALGLDNIAAHEHALLEYATAQLLEVPGLHIHGTAKEKASIISFVMDAAHSHDVGTIVDRAGVAVRAGHHCAQPVMDRFGVTATARASFGIYNTKDEVDLLVEALNAVQEIFG
- the sufD gene encoding Fe-S cluster assembly protein SufD, which codes for MAQETFTIEGLPTPRLEAWKYTNLRALGQIEFLTTPDSPSLDQAPSLVSNSAARLVFVNGHLNEALSEVAGGMIEITKDGFVLRVAAGVEVDQPVEVVFVGGISDAAVTYAPRMRIDLEDNSRATVLEYHIGLGDGVYFSNGETKINVGQGAKLNHIKVQAEGSEAYHLSNVHAQVARDGGYEACTLSIGAKLSRNDINVRLEGEGASCGLNGPTLIRGSQHCDNTTIVDHLVPHTACSEVFKGVLDDKARSVFQGKIVVHKDAQKTDGRQHCKTLLLSDDAEVNAKPELEIYADDVKCAHGATVGEIDETALFYLRSRGVPEKRARSLLIESFLGEALENIEADDISVVLADMISSWLSEEN
- the sufC gene encoding Fe-S cluster assembly ATPase SufC, whose product is MLEIKNLHATVDGKEILKGIDLSINAGEVHAIMGPNGSGKSTLSYVLAGRDGYEVTKGDVIYKGKDLLDLAPEDRAAEGIFLAFQYPVEIPGVPNTTFLKEAVNAVRKYRGEDPYDAMQFVKMVRAKTKELGINDDMLKRAVNVGFSGGEKKRNEILQMAMLEPSLAVMDETDSGLDIDALKVVADGVNLLRSPDRAMLMITHYQRLLDYIVPDYVHVLAHGKIQRSGGKELALELEENGYADYAEVAA